In Clostridium botulinum BKT015925, one DNA window encodes the following:
- the cloSI gene encoding clostripain — MLKKIPQLLTMAILGVSFIGANPVYAASKNAKSNKVHVKQSVKKVNPAGQKVTVLYYCDADNNLEGALMNDIAEMKRGYVNNPNLNLIALVDRTPNESNDSTALGENFEDTRLYKIEHNKTTRLDGGKEFPEIRVNGSYEANMGDPQTLKKFIEFGKSHYKADKYVLIMSNHGGGARDKKNNNQNLNKAICWDDSSSDGNQSDCLYMGEISDNLTDKHSVDVLAFDACLMGTAEVAYQYRPDNGGFSAKTMIASSPVVWGPGFKYDNIFARIREDNIASNEDDLTLGGKEKCFDPKTITNEEIGALFVEEQRDSVKAAGRNDQQLSCYDLSKVKDLKKSFDKLAVNLSKENKKSDIENLRGTRTRTNLIHYFNERNQFEWIDYPYFDIYDLCKQISISNKFSKETKTLASNVMKDIDNVVLYSFGGTKFNGTNGFKEGKNGLSVFLPDGNRNYISRYSMMKIPHWQIQSWYNSIDTMASGLNNPYGKLSWCKDGQDSKKNTVGNWFELLDSWFDTSNGVDGGFNHYQW; from the coding sequence AAAAGTCAATCCAGCAGGTCAAAAAGTCACAGTATTATATTATTGTGATGCCGATAATAATTTAGAAGGTGCACTAATGAATGACATTGCGGAGATGAAAAGAGGATATGTAAATAATCCAAATTTGAATTTAATAGCATTAGTAGATAGAACTCCTAATGAAAGCAATGATTCAACGGCTTTAGGAGAAAATTTTGAAGATACTCGTTTATATAAAATTGAACATAATAAAACTACAAGATTAGATGGTGGAAAAGAATTTCCTGAAATTAGAGTAAATGGTTCTTATGAAGCTAACATGGGTGATCCACAAACTTTAAAAAAATTTATAGAGTTTGGTAAATCTCATTACAAAGCAGATAAATATGTACTTATAATGTCAAACCATGGTGGCGGGGCAAGAGATAAGAAAAATAATAACCAAAATTTAAATAAAGCAATTTGTTGGGATGATAGTAGTTCTGATGGAAATCAATCAGATTGTTTATATATGGGAGAAATATCAGATAATTTAACTGATAAACATTCAGTAGATGTACTTGCTTTTGATGCTTGTTTAATGGGAACAGCAGAAGTAGCATATCAATATAGACCAGATAATGGAGGCTTTTCAGCAAAAACAATGATAGCTTCAAGTCCAGTAGTTTGGGGACCAGGATTTAAATATGATAATATATTTGCTAGAATAAGAGAAGATAATATTGCTTCCAATGAAGATGATTTAACACTTGGAGGAAAAGAAAAATGCTTTGATCCAAAAACAATTACTAATGAAGAAATAGGTGCTTTATTTGTTGAAGAACAAAGAGACTCTGTTAAAGCTGCAGGACGTAATGATCAACAATTAAGTTGCTATGATTTAAGTAAAGTAAAAGATCTTAAAAAATCTTTTGATAAATTAGCTGTTAATTTAAGCAAAGAAAATAAGAAAAGTGATATTGAAAATTTAAGAGGAACAAGAACAAGAACAAACTTAATACACTACTTTAATGAAAGAAATCAATTTGAATGGATAGATTATCCATACTTTGATATATATGATTTATGTAAACAAATTAGTATTAGCAATAAATTTAGTAAAGAAACTAAGACTCTTGCATCAAATGTTATGAAAGATATAGATAATGTTGTACTTTATTCATTTGGCGGAACAAAATTTAATGGAACAAACGGATTTAAAGAAGGTAAAAATGGATTAAGTGTATTTTTACCTGATGGAAATAGAAATTATATTAGTCGTTATTCTATGATGAAAATACCTCATTGGCAAATTCAAAGTTGGTATAATTCTATTGATACTATGGCTTCTGGATTAAATAATCCATATGGAAAATTAAGCTGGTGTAAAGATGGACAAGATTCTAAAAAGAATACAGTTGGAAATTGGTTTGAACTTTTAGATTCTTGGTTTGATACAAGCAATGGAGTAGATGGTGGATTTAATCATTATCAATGGTAG
- a CDS encoding DUF805 domain-containing protein: protein MHILKYYKKCMSKYITFCGRATRKEYWYFTLANMLISLSLSMIWMALTSEDLWDNNPLRRIYLIIIFIPSLTVSIRRLHDINRSGWWILLCLIPFINIILLLCFCVESDEGSNKYGIIEIDDDKKDIGKP, encoded by the coding sequence ATGCATATCTTAAAATATTATAAAAAATGTATGTCTAAATATATAACATTTTGTGGTAGAGCTACTAGAAAAGAATATTGGTATTTTACATTAGCTAATATGTTAATATCTTTATCATTATCTATGATTTGGATGGCACTTACATCCGAAGATTTATGGGACAATAATCCTTTGAGACGTATATATTTAATAATAATATTCATTCCATCGTTAACTGTTTCTATAAGGAGATTACACGATATAAATAGAAGTGGTTGGTGGATATTATTGTGTCTTATACCTTTTATAAATATAATTTTGTTGCTATGTTTTTGTGTTGAGAGCGATGAAGGTTCTAATAAATATGGAATTATAGAGATAGATGATGATAAAAAGGACATAGGAAAACCATAA
- a CDS encoding ClbS/DfsB family four-helix bundle protein — MVEYKNKEEFIIEISKRSKLFIQEFTNINEKDKDKLIDGVDRTPAQMIAYQLGWMKLILDWEKQERQGYTVVTPTPEYKWNNLGGLYKSFYKHYEKYTLKELCTMFLETEEKIIELLNNYTDVELFKQGGRKWASSTPSNWAIWKWIHINTVAPFKSFRSKIRKWKKLQQE; from the coding sequence TTGGTAGAATATAAAAATAAAGAGGAATTTATTATAGAAATTTCTAAACGTTCAAAATTATTTATTCAAGAATTTACTAATATTAATGAAAAAGATAAAGATAAGTTAATTGATGGAGTAGATAGAACACCTGCTCAAATGATTGCCTATCAATTAGGATGGATGAAGCTTATTCTTGATTGGGAAAAGCAAGAACGACAAGGATATACTGTAGTAACACCAACTCCAGAATATAAATGGAATAATCTTGGTGGCTTATATAAAAGTTTTTATAAACATTATGAAAAATATACTCTAAAAGAATTATGTACTATGTTTTTAGAGACTGAAGAGAAAATTATTGAGTTGCTAAATAATTATACAGATGTTGAACTATTTAAGCAAGGGGGGAGGAAATGGGCATCATCAACTCCTTCTAATTGGGCAATATGGAAGTGGATTCATATAAACACTGTTGCACCCTTTAAATCATTTAGAAGCAAAATAAGAAAGTGGAAAAAGTTGCAACAAGAGTGA
- the istB gene encoding IS21-like element ISCbo2 family helper ATPase IstB, with translation MNSAYTQLIKNLEYLKFKQMINHLDEVIDFSTKNNLSFVDALIKLTAYEIDFKEANMIKSMVKVGAFPHKKEVKDFDFSFQPSINKDQILDFLTLRFLNTQENIVFLGPSGVGKTHLATSIGIAAAKRRYSTYFIKCHDLLQQLKRANLENRLDSRLKHFSKYKLLIIDELGYLPINKEDSKLFFQLIDMRYEKKSTILTTNINFNAWDDIFYDPIIANAILDRVLHHAHVVPINGKSYRLKDHFKDDDE, from the coding sequence ATGAATAGTGCATATACACAACTTATAAAAAATCTAGAGTATTTAAAATTTAAACAAATGATTAATCATTTAGACGAAGTCATTGATTTTTCTACTAAAAATAATTTATCCTTTGTTGATGCTCTTATTAAGCTTACAGCTTATGAAATAGATTTTAAAGAAGCAAATATGATTAAATCTATGGTAAAAGTAGGCGCTTTTCCTCATAAAAAAGAGGTTAAAGACTTTGATTTCAGCTTTCAACCTAGCATTAATAAAGATCAGATATTAGATTTTTTAACATTACGCTTTCTAAATACACAAGAAAATATAGTTTTCCTAGGTCCTAGTGGAGTAGGAAAAACGCACCTTGCTACATCTATAGGAATTGCGGCAGCAAAACGTAGATATAGTACATACTTTATTAAATGTCATGATTTATTACAGCAATTAAAACGTGCAAATTTAGAGAATCGATTAGATTCTAGACTTAAACATTTTAGTAAGTACAAGCTCCTAATAATAGATGAATTAGGCTATCTACCGATAAATAAAGAAGACTCTAAGTTATTCTTCCAACTCATTGACATGCGATATGAGAAAAAAAGTACAATTTTAACAACTAATATAAATTTCAATGCTTGGGATGATATTTTTTATGATCCTATCATCGCAAATGCTATATTAGATAGAGTTTTGCACCATGCTCATGTTGTACCTATTAATGGAAAGTCTTATCGCTTAAAAGATCACTTTAAAGATGACGATGAGTAA
- a CDS encoding WG repeat-containing protein gives MQLINKNGDLVSEPYKFIIYLGDGIYKVSLEGKTGYINSEGKKLMNLSDIPFQLVDDSKFLPYRNQLGKYGFMDNTGKVIIPGKFDDIEQITKSNDLIAVCKDKKWGAINKQGKLIIDFQFNQINPFFEGVACVYKNNKCGFIDTKGNLKIPCKFDEALYFSEGLVSVTLNDKTGVIDKDGNVVIPFKFDSISAFKNGLTLCKINNNMAVINTKGEYIIKPSSDINMCFSYNKNILIYLKSKSYLADIKGKKLTSAAYDGIDFFSKDLRFIIIDKNKKRGLLDIQGKEIISPEFDNISGFKNDFCIVSQKGKYGIMDIKGKYKIPLKYSEIKYICNNYYTAKLNNKWGMIDINDKVIKPFEYDNAAVVELKEKSRFQVFLSKNKRAS, from the coding sequence ATGCAATTAATTAATAAAAATGGTGATTTGGTAAGTGAACCATATAAATTTATTATTTATTTAGGAGATGGAATATATAAAGTTAGTCTTGAGGGAAAAACTGGTTACATTAATTCAGAGGGTAAAAAATTAATGAATTTATCTGACATACCATTTCAACTAGTAGATGATTCTAAGTTTTTACCATATAGAAATCAGTTAGGTAAGTATGGATTTATGGATAATACAGGTAAAGTTATAATTCCAGGTAAATTTGATGATATAGAACAAATTACAAAATCAAATGATTTAATAGCAGTATGTAAGGACAAAAAATGGGGAGCTATAAATAAACAAGGTAAATTAATAATTGATTTTCAATTTAATCAAATAAATCCATTTTTTGAAGGAGTGGCATGTGTATACAAAAATAATAAATGTGGATTTATAGATACTAAAGGTAACCTTAAAATACCATGTAAATTTGATGAAGCTTTGTATTTTTCAGAAGGTCTAGTTTCTGTAACATTAAATGATAAAACGGGTGTTATCGACAAGGATGGAAATGTTGTAATACCTTTTAAGTTTGATTCAATTAGTGCTTTTAAAAATGGACTAACTCTTTGTAAAATTAATAATAATATGGCAGTTATTAATACTAAGGGAGAATACATTATAAAACCTTCAAGTGATATTAATATGTGTTTTTCTTATAATAAAAATATACTTATATATTTAAAATCAAAAAGTTATTTAGCAGATATAAAAGGAAAAAAACTTACTAGCGCTGCATATGATGGAATAGATTTTTTCTCAAAAGATTTAAGATTTATAATTATAGATAAAAATAAGAAAAGAGGACTTTTAGATATACAAGGAAAAGAAATAATTTCACCTGAGTTTGATAATATTAGCGGTTTTAAAAATGATTTTTGTATTGTATCCCAAAAAGGTAAATATGGAATTATGGACATTAAAGGTAAGTATAAAATTCCTCTTAAATACAGTGAAATTAAGTATATTTGCAATAATTATTATACGGCAAAGTTAAATAATAAGTGGGGAATGATTGATATTAATGATAAAGTAATTAAGCCTTTTGAATATGATAATGCAGCAGTAGTTGAACTAAAAGAAAAGTCTAGATTTCAAGTATTTCTAAGTAAAAACAAAAGAGCTAGTTAA
- a CDS encoding membrane protein — MLNELKKFAKDIYIRVLIVVVIVVSIVVSIQCIQNFYAMKSGKFNGVQGRAAISLIKERYENSKGILTSDKLNEALKYYKSMPEGDTAYTETGIKYPGILELMENVYVSDYTKQDAIFRKLSNMNDFYNRNITLITKNLNDSKNTYEPWEKNIILEKAKAIDKPFIMDFSEQWVFVYQCFMVCFIIIAVSAIVVGARLFSYEKDNKIDILSDSLGDKELRKIVRDKIKALLIFLTSEVLVGVLIISIIMFSNTGISAWNSQIQIEYFTSIYHLTFVQGYLLIILTGWISILAIGMFTAMLNAFTQKFYTSLVLGFIITFIPMIVGRLNAFPAIITKFFKMQPINAVSIIGNLESLQVFNFLFTHTLTMTAIIINSTIILGICIFISPGLFSSKIKNA, encoded by the coding sequence GTGTTGAATGAGCTTAAAAAGTTTGCAAAGGACATTTATATAAGGGTTTTAATAGTTGTTGTTATTGTAGTATCAATTGTTGTATCTATCCAATGTATTCAGAATTTTTATGCAATGAAATCTGGAAAGTTCAATGGGGTTCAAGGTAGAGCTGCAATTTCTTTAATAAAAGAACGATATGAAAATTCTAAAGGAATTCTTACAAGTGATAAACTTAATGAGGCTTTAAAATACTATAAGTCAATGCCAGAGGGTGATACAGCATATACAGAAACAGGTATTAAATATCCAGGAATTTTAGAGTTAATGGAGAATGTCTATGTATCTGATTATACAAAGCAAGATGCTATATTTCGTAAATTAAGCAATATGAATGATTTTTATAATAGAAATATAACATTAATCACTAAAAACTTAAATGATTCAAAAAATACCTATGAACCCTGGGAAAAAAATATTATTCTTGAAAAAGCAAAAGCTATTGATAAACCATTTATTATGGATTTCAGCGAACAATGGGTTTTCGTATATCAATGCTTTATGGTTTGTTTTATAATAATTGCAGTTTCTGCAATCGTAGTAGGAGCGCGCTTATTTTCTTATGAAAAAGATAACAAGATAGATATTTTATCGGATTCTCTTGGAGATAAGGAACTTAGAAAAATTGTAAGAGATAAGATAAAAGCATTACTTATTTTTTTAACAAGTGAGGTTTTAGTAGGGGTACTTATAATATCCATTATAATGTTTTCAAATACTGGCATCAGTGCTTGGAATAGTCAAATCCAAATTGAATATTTTACGTCCATATATCATCTAACCTTTGTCCAAGGATACCTATTGATTATATTAACTGGGTGGATCAGTATTTTAGCAATAGGAATGTTTACTGCAATGTTAAATGCCTTTACACAAAAGTTTTATACCTCATTAGTTCTTGGATTTATCATAACATTTATTCCAATGATTGTTGGAAGATTAAATGCATTTCCAGCTATTATAACAAAGTTTTTTAAGATGCAGCCAATAAATGCAGTTTCTATCATTGGAAATTTAGAGTCCCTTCAAGTGTTTAATTTCTTATTTACCCATACACTTACCATGACAGCTATTATTATTAACTCTACGATAATCTTAGGAATTTGTATATTTATATCACCTGGTTTATTCAGTAGCAAAATAAAAAATGCATAA
- a CDS encoding S41 family peptidase, whose protein sequence is MFYLIIDIRGNHGGMVEYSNFLSSFLTDKLPKYYQCIKNTKFMNERWYYLEQNISDITILNKETLPKNNYNLEGFNILNVESKNQPLNSRKFKGAVYVLVDVEVYSAAEKFLDSIKTLKNVTIVGTTTGGDGTGFSARDTHLPKSKLIIKIPPALTINQDGTVDEEVCINPDVYIEQTTNDYSSYLKTDLKDIVRSKYDTVYNKTLNLISKEQR, encoded by the coding sequence GTGTTTTATTTGATTATAGATATCCGTGGTAATCATGGAGGTATGGTGGAATATTCTAATTTTCTAAGTTCATTTTTAACTGATAAACTCCCTAAGTATTACCAATGCATTAAAAATACTAAGTTTATGAATGAGAGATGGTATTACTTAGAACAAAATATATCTGATATTACTATACTTAATAAAGAAACTTTACCTAAAAATAATTATAACTTAGAGGGTTTTAATATACTTAATGTGGAATCTAAAAATCAGCCATTAAATTCTAGAAAGTTTAAAGGAGCTGTGTACGTTCTTGTAGATGTTGAAGTTTATTCAGCTGCAGAAAAATTTTTAGATAGCATAAAAACTTTAAAAAATGTGACAATTGTAGGAACTACAACTGGTGGAGATGGTACAGGTTTTTCTGCTAGAGATACACATCTTCCTAAAAGTAAATTAATAATCAAAATTCCACCAGCACTTACTATAAATCAAGATGGTACTGTAGATGAGGAAGTTTGTATAAATCCTGATGTGTATATAGAACAAACCACTAATGATTATAGTAGTTATCTAAAAACAGACTTAAAGGATATAGTAAGAAGTAAGTACGATACGGTTTATAATAAGACACTGAATTTAATATCTAAAGAACAAAGATAA
- a CDS encoding Rpn family recombination-promoting nuclease/putative transposase — MTYLLSPKVDFVFKRIFGNEKHPEILISFLNAVMKPKDLIESVQIKNSDIEKEHIEDKYSRLDIKAITNKGEYINIEIQVKNEYNMIKRSLYYWSKMFENQIVEGDNYNKLKKTVCINILDFKYLKNDRFHNAYRLKEINTNEELTDTMELHFIEIPKLRKLNDSEDVSDMLEAWVAFIQNPDSEIVEKLEMSKKEIKEAKSELVRMSGDSKERYMYEKRKESILEKVSLIESAEQKGIEKGKKEEKILIAKNAINNKLDDNTIQIITGLPLEEIRELRNNKIGDSH, encoded by the coding sequence GTGACATATTTACTAAGTCCTAAAGTAGATTTTGTTTTTAAAAGAATATTTGGAAATGAAAAGCATCCTGAGATATTAATATCATTTTTAAATGCGGTTATGAAACCAAAAGATCTAATTGAATCAGTACAAATTAAAAACTCAGATATAGAAAAAGAACATATAGAGGATAAATATTCCAGACTAGATATAAAAGCAATAACTAATAAAGGTGAATATATAAATATAGAGATACAAGTAAAAAATGAATATAACATGATTAAAAGAAGTTTATACTACTGGAGTAAAATGTTTGAAAATCAGATTGTTGAAGGTGATAATTATAATAAGCTGAAAAAAACTGTATGTATAAATATACTAGACTTTAAATATTTAAAAAATGATAGATTTCATAATGCCTATAGATTAAAGGAAATAAATACAAATGAGGAATTAACGGATACCATGGAACTACACTTTATAGAAATACCAAAGTTAAGAAAATTAAATGATTCAGAAGATGTGTCAGATATGCTAGAAGCGTGGGTTGCTTTTATACAAAATCCTGATAGTGAAATTGTAGAAAAGCTAGAAATGAGTAAAAAAGAAATAAAAGAAGCAAAATCAGAGCTTGTACGAATGAGTGGAGATTCAAAAGAAAGATACATGTATGAAAAAAGAAAAGAATCAATATTAGAAAAAGTTAGTTTAATTGAAAGTGCTGAACAAAAAGGTATCGAAAAGGGCAAAAAAGAAGAAAAAATATTGATAGCAAAAAATGCAATAAATAATAAATTAGATGATAATACAATCCAAATAATAACTGGCCTACCATTAGAAGAAATTAGAGAATTAAGAAATAATAAAATTGGGGATAGTCACTAA
- a CDS encoding helix-turn-helix transcriptional regulator encodes MNDELVLKNRLKVARAERGINQTQLAELIGVSRQTISAIETGQFNPSAKLALILCIALNKKFEELFYFEE; translated from the coding sequence ATGAATGATGAGTTAGTATTAAAAAACAGGCTGAAAGTTGCTCGGGCAGAGAGAGGAATCAATCAGACTCAGTTAGCAGAACTTATTGGCGTATCCCGACAAACTATTAGTGCCATTGAAACTGGGCAGTTCAATCCTTCAGCAAAGCTAGCTTTAATTCTATGTATTGCTTTGAATAAGAAATTTGAGGAGCTTTTCTATTTTGAAGAATAA
- a CDS encoding DUF6442 family protein, whose translation MNRDKLLKKAKRENLWKDEREKLINIRASSIAGTYSMILLIVLIIYNWCTGAPKDSLIGILYIHMGVYNFFNISKEQKILRIASIVMVIAGFIYFIDPLVRRISL comes from the coding sequence TTGAATCGAGATAAATTATTAAAAAAGGCTAAGAGAGAAAATCTCTGGAAGGATGAAAGGGAAAAATTAATTAATATTAGAGCATCAAGTATAGCAGGTACCTACAGTATGATACTATTAATTGTGCTTATTATATATAATTGGTGTACGGGAGCACCAAAAGATTCCCTAATAGGAATTTTATATATACATATGGGAGTATATAATTTCTTCAATATCAGTAAAGAACAAAAAATTCTAAGGATTGCTTCTATTGTAATGGTTATTGCAGGATTTATTTATTTTATAGATCCATTGGTTAGAAGAATTTCATTATGA
- a CDS encoding ribbon-helix-helix domain-containing protein, translated as MANKDFKTRTPISNPANTELLNRLKAYAEETGIPISKLLDKSIYSF; from the coding sequence ATGGCTAATAAAGATTTTAAAACAAGAACACCAATATCTAATCCTGCTAATACAGAACTATTAAATAGGTTAAAGGCTTATGCTGAAGAAACTGGAATACCTATATCAAAGTTATTGGATAAATCTATATATTCATTTTAA
- a CDS encoding helix-turn-helix transcriptional regulator, which translates to MIQNRIKIFRTEHDWTQADLAEKLHISRQAVISIEKYKYTPSLELAFKIAEVFNVSINEVFQHKEGEKL; encoded by the coding sequence TTGATACAAAATAGGATTAAAATTTTTAGAACAGAACATGATTGGACTCAGGCTGATTTAGCTGAAAAATTACATATTTCCCGCCAAGCAGTTATATCAATTGAGAAGTATAAATACACGCCTTCATTAGAACTAGCTTTCAAAATTGCAGAAGTTTTTAATGTTTCAATCAATGAAGTTTTTCAACACAAGGAGGGTGAAAAATTATGA
- a CDS encoding DUF3887 domain-containing protein, translated as MKRVFKFLIAMLCITVLGGCGAKKLSDNYSEDKLKVASEKLIDNLNKEKFDDVIGIMDNSIKAQITVDKLKEVMESFKKLRKFDSITKMIFQEKNGIATVVSIAKYENGNIQFTLSYNKNMQLCGLYLK; from the coding sequence ATGAAAAGAGTATTTAAATTTTTAATAGCCATGTTATGCATTACTGTATTAGGAGGATGTGGAGCAAAAAAGTTAAGTGATAATTATAGTGAAGATAAGCTAAAAGTGGCATCAGAAAAGCTTATCGATAATTTAAATAAAGAGAAATTTGATGATGTTATTGGAATAATGGACAACAGTATTAAAGCACAAATAACAGTAGATAAATTGAAAGAAGTTATGGAATCCTTTAAAAAACTAAGAAAATTTGATTCCATAACAAAAATGATATTTCAAGAAAAAAATGGTATTGCAACTGTAGTAAGTATTGCAAAATATGAAAATGGCAATATTCAGTTTACTTTATCTTATAATAAAAATATGCAGTTGTGTGGTTTATATTTGAAATAA
- a CDS encoding YhfC family intramembrane metalloprotease, which produces MNIIEKSLLSICFVINIIICFGIPIGYLIYSFINNKENVKFYFFGMLAFIVSQVFLRIPLMKNVLPKMDWYIEITTFYPLVYSMFLGLTAGIFEEIARFLGFKLAIRKKVKWSNGIAFGVGHGGIEAIMFTGIVNIRSLKMIISEETIRAAFLKVNSMHILLAGMERISAIIIHVGLSLLVLYGIRKRKKIYLGLAILIHGTIDSFIGIFTTLGFDIYFIEGWCVVSAITLGIFIIKSKKMFGGYEIENEKSI; this is translated from the coding sequence GTGAATATCATAGAAAAATCATTATTAAGTATATGTTTTGTTATAAATATAATAATATGTTTTGGAATACCCATAGGATATTTAATCTATAGTTTTATAAACAACAAAGAAAATGTAAAATTTTATTTTTTTGGTATGTTAGCTTTTATAGTATCTCAGGTGTTTTTAAGAATACCACTTATGAAAAATGTATTACCAAAGATGGACTGGTATATTGAGATAACAACTTTTTATCCCTTAGTTTATAGTATGTTTTTAGGTCTTACGGCAGGAATTTTTGAAGAAATTGCTAGATTTTTAGGGTTTAAATTAGCTATAAGAAAAAAGGTAAAATGGAGTAATGGTATTGCCTTTGGCGTAGGTCATGGTGGAATTGAGGCTATAATGTTTACTGGAATTGTGAATATACGAAGTTTGAAAATGATAATTTCAGAGGAAACCATTAGAGCTGCATTTTTAAAGGTAAACAGTATGCATATATTATTAGCTGGTATGGAGAGAATAAGTGCAATTATTATACATGTTGGATTAAGTTTATTAGTTTTATATGGAATTAGGAAGAGAAAGAAAATATATTTAGGACTAGCAATATTAATTCATGGAACAATAGATTCTTTTATTGGTATCTTTACTACTCTAGGCTTTGATATATATTTTATTGAAGGCTGGTGTGTGGTTTCTGCAATTACATTAGGAATTTTTATAATAAAGTCAAAGAAGATGTTTGGAGGGTATGAAATTGAAAATGAAAAGAGTATTTAA
- a CDS encoding sensor histidine kinase, with product MINSVSVLANIVTILIGFFSTYIIFGFISKLERNLYYKRYVYILVYFIFTAIIFISKIYCDSIMNLIITVVSIVVVGHFFYNNKKIYILYYSIYPVILSIFQVSVGFLFQNICRWFDINFYNLDMIIITSSIIVQLANLSASRLCIILYRNKKIKMITYIQLLQFLIFPLFSCFYITVLMMYFQVYLSIKDTTLIIISVISIIILNIFITNILESISKNNELKNKIVLYEEKSKIEYEYYNKLENNYKNSRKIIHDMKNHLQTIENLYSLNEYEDARKYTEDMYELFDKFVQKYYTRNKVLNVIINDKVEKAKDLGINLECKIGDIDLAFIKDIDLTTIFSNLLDNAIESTKGVLNHKNIVLKINRFNEFLVINIVNPISECPIKNKDGFKSTKKNHKGIGIENIKMTLDKYQGDMRIDYDEDIFKVNIVVPSS from the coding sequence GTGATTAATTCAGTTTCGGTTTTAGCAAATATAGTAACGATTTTAATAGGATTCTTTTCAACATATATAATTTTTGGTTTTATAAGTAAACTTGAAAGAAATCTATATTATAAGAGATATGTATATATATTAGTATATTTTATTTTTACAGCAATAATATTCATATCCAAAATTTATTGTGATTCAATAATGAATTTGATTATAACTGTAGTTTCAATAGTTGTTGTTGGGCACTTTTTCTATAACAATAAAAAAATCTATATTTTGTATTACAGTATTTATCCAGTAATATTAAGCATTTTTCAAGTATCTGTAGGTTTTTTATTTCAAAATATTTGCAGGTGGTTTGATATCAATTTTTATAATTTAGATATGATTATTATAACATCTTCTATAATTGTCCAACTTGCAAACCTTAGTGCATCAAGATTATGTATTATATTGTATAGAAATAAAAAAATTAAGATGATTACTTATATTCAGCTCTTGCAATTTTTGATATTTCCTTTGTTTAGTTGTTTTTATATTACTGTTTTAATGATGTATTTTCAAGTATATCTATCTATAAAAGATACCACTTTAATAATTATAAGTGTAATTTCTATTATTATTTTAAATATATTCATTACGAATATTTTAGAATCAATTTCAAAGAATAATGAATTAAAAAACAAAATAGTGCTGTACGAAGAGAAGTCTAAAATTGAATATGAGTATTATAACAAATTAGAAAATAACTATAAAAATTCTAGAAAAATAATTCATGATATGAAAAATCATCTACAAACTATAGAAAACCTATATAGTTTGAATGAGTATGAAGATGCTCGAAAATACACTGAAGATATGTATGAGTTATTTGATAAGTTTGTACAAAAATATTATACGAGGAATAAGGTTTTAAATGTAATAATCAATGATAAGGTGGAAAAGGCAAAGGATTTGGGGATAAACTTAGAATGTAAAATAGGAGATATAGATTTAGCTTTTATTAAGGATATAGATTTAACCACTATATTTTCAAATCTTTTAGACAATGCTATAGAAAGCACTAAAGGTGTGTTAAATCATAAAAATATAGTTTTAAAAATCAATAGATTTAATGAGTTTTTAGTAATAAATATAGTTAATCCTATATCAGAATGTCCAATAAAAAATAAAGACGGTTTTAAATCAACTAAAAAAAACCATAAAGGAATTGGCATTGAAAATATAAAGATGACTTTAGATAAGTATCAAGGTGATATGAGAATAGATTATGACGAGGATATATTCAAGGTTAATATAGTTGTCCCTAGTAGTTAA